From Echinicola soli, a single genomic window includes:
- a CDS encoding SusD/RagB family nutrient-binding outer membrane lipoprotein — translation MKINFRYIGLALLVSFGVMSCSEADFEDNYYDPEKSVSASVEKLYTGLLYNNNLENRNTTFPRYWNLFTFQIPMLGTYSQTNGYSNGQKIYEQATAYNQDRWDYYYTAFISNYREMENHYNSIEDAEKKEQFRLFMETGKVHLYDQTSQMVDIWGDIPFSEAGGLITTGGDIVRPKYDKAEDIYTMMIDDLKNIADFLNSYEPIAFYKGAFDNADILNQGDIEKWKIYTNSLRLRLAMRFSYYDEAKAQTVVGEILNNPGTYPVVSNVDETVQFVARGEQLNSVLTHHGGGIKDATIGLTAPGYMVNDLMVPSVDPRLRVMFAENKNGDYVGVPNDWAGSRVTDSTQANYFSRIDTATYSRNDKFPGIIITAAEVSLFKAEAAERWAIGGDPAANYETGIRQSIEFLFHINSLNDNADGTNFVPEEAPTEEEITAFLNSDMIAYTGPSDQKLAKIGTQQWLNHGLMYAYHAWAEYRRTGYPVLEFVEDPSSTQSTLPPSRLFYPETERTLNTENYNEVAAEDKVDVPIFWDVN, via the coding sequence ATGAAAATTAATTTTAGATATATTGGCCTTGCCCTCTTGGTTTCTTTCGGGGTAATGAGCTGTTCAGAGGCTGATTTTGAGGATAATTACTATGATCCTGAAAAGTCTGTCTCTGCTAGTGTTGAAAAACTGTATACCGGTTTATTGTACAACAATAACTTAGAGAATAGAAATACCACTTTCCCAAGGTACTGGAATCTTTTTACTTTCCAGATCCCGATGCTAGGCACTTATTCACAGACCAATGGCTACTCCAATGGCCAAAAGATCTACGAACAGGCCACTGCGTATAATCAAGATAGATGGGACTATTATTACACTGCTTTCATTTCAAACTACAGAGAAATGGAAAACCACTATAATAGTATTGAGGATGCAGAGAAGAAGGAACAGTTCCGTCTGTTTATGGAGACAGGTAAGGTTCACCTTTATGATCAGACATCTCAAATGGTGGATATTTGGGGGGATATCCCGTTCAGCGAAGCAGGTGGACTGATCACTACTGGTGGTGATATCGTAAGACCAAAATACGACAAGGCAGAGGATATCTATACTATGATGATAGATGATTTGAAAAACATTGCCGATTTCCTTAACTCCTATGAGCCGATTGCTTTTTATAAAGGTGCGTTTGACAATGCCGATATCCTGAATCAAGGAGACATCGAAAAGTGGAAAATATATACCAATTCCTTGAGGTTAAGATTGGCAATGAGATTTTCTTACTATGATGAGGCAAAAGCACAAACGGTAGTCGGTGAAATACTGAATAACCCTGGAACGTATCCTGTGGTCTCCAATGTGGATGAGACAGTACAGTTTGTCGCTAGGGGGGAACAACTAAACTCTGTCCTTACCCACCATGGTGGAGGGATCAAGGATGCTACAATTGGGCTTACCGCACCGGGTTATATGGTCAATGACCTGATGGTCCCTAGTGTGGATCCCCGATTGAGAGTGATGTTTGCCGAAAACAAAAATGGTGATTATGTAGGTGTACCAAATGATTGGGCTGGTAGTAGGGTGACCGATTCCACTCAGGCGAATTATTTCTCACGAATAGATACTGCGACTTACAGTAGAAATGACAAATTCCCAGGGATTATCATTACTGCCGCAGAGGTTAGTTTGTTTAAAGCTGAGGCTGCTGAAAGATGGGCGATAGGTGGCGATCCTGCTGCCAATTATGAAACAGGGATTCGCCAATCCATTGAATTCCTATTCCATATTAACAGCCTGAATGACAATGCTGACGGAACTAACTTCGTACCTGAAGAAGCACCAACAGAGGAGGAAATCACAGCTTTCTTAAACAGTGATATGATTGCCTATACAGGTCCGTCAGACCAAAAATTAGCCAAGATTGGTACTCAACAATGGCTGAACCATGGGTTAATGTATGCCTATCATGCTTGGGCTGAATATCGAAGAACAGGATATCCAGTACTGGAATTTGTAGAAGATCCTAGCTCTACGCAGTCAACTTTGCCTCCATCGAGATTGTTTTATCCAGAGACTGAGCGAACGCTCAATACGGAAAATTATAATGAAGTGGCAGCAGAAGATAAAGTAGATGTGCCAATCTTCTGGGATGTAAACTAA